From Methanobacterium sp., a single genomic window includes:
- a CDS encoding phosphopantothenoylcysteine decarboxylase, with amino-acid sequence PKTEIKENKISSGADITLKLEKAPKIIVEVKKINPEIFLVGFKAEYDLSRDELIESARKRAEESNIDLMVANDVAIEGAGFGEDKNQVILIDDEITDVPLSSKKEVAERVIDKIIFKL; translated from the coding sequence CCTAAAACAGAAATTAAAGAAAATAAAATCTCTTCAGGCGCAGATATAACCTTAAAGCTTGAAAAAGCCCCAAAAATAATAGTTGAAGTAAAGAAAATAAATCCTGAAATATTCCTTGTAGGTTTTAAAGCTGAATACGATCTTTCACGAGATGAATTAATTGAATCAGCACGAAAAAGGGCTGAAGAATCTAATATTGACCTTATGGTTGCAAATGATGTTGCAATTGAAGGTGCTGGTTTTGGTGAGGATAAAAATCAGGTTATTTTAATTGATGATGAAATTACTGATGTTCCTTTGAGTTCTAAAAAGGAAGTTGCTGAGCGGGTTATTGATAAGATTATTTTTAAACTTTAA